Within Sphingobium aromaticiconvertens, the genomic segment ATCGCGCAACCTGGATGGCCTTCGCACTATGGCCACGCTGCTCGCCGACGCCTTTTCAGTGCTGCCCGGTGCGATCACGCTGGTCGATCCTGTACCGGTCGAGACTGTCGATGCGGATGGACGCCTTCATCCGCTTCTGCACGGCCAGCATCTTCGTCTGTCGGTCAGGCCCGAAGCGCCCCGCCGCATCCTGCTGACCGGCCATATGGACACGGTGTTCGCGGCCGATCATCCATTCCAGACCACCCGCTGGTTAGAGGATCGCGTGTTGAACGGCCCCGGCGTCGCCGACATGAAGGGCGGGATCGCGCTGATGCTGGCGGCGCTGACCGCGTTTGAGCGCGCGTCGGAAGCAACAGCGCTAGGCTATGACGTCATTCTCAATAGTGACGAGGAGGTAGGCAGCCCCTCCTCCGCCGCGCTGATCGCAAACATGGCACAGGGAAAACTCGCCGCGCTGACGTATGAACCCGCGCTGCCGGACGGAACGCTGGCGGGCGCACGGGCAGGCAGCGGTAACTTCTCGATCATTGTCACTGGCCGTAGCGCCCATGCCGGTCGCAATCCGCAGGATGGACGCAATGCGATCGTCGCCGCTGCGGACATTGCCCTGCGGTTGAAGGCGGCGAGTGGGGATGGGTTTTCGTGCAATCCGGCACGGATCGACGGCGGCGGACCGAATAATGTCGTGCCCGACCATGCCGTGCTGCGCATCAATTTCCGGCCCCGCACGTCCGCAGACGAACAGGTGGCCAGCGCCTTGATTGACCGCGTGATGGCGGAGGTCGCGCAGGATCATGACGTCATGGTGCGCCGGCATGGTGGCTTTGGCCGCCCGCCAAAACCGATGGACGCCAAGGCACTGGCCCTGTTCGACCTGGTGCAGCAGTGCGGCGCGGACCTTGGCCTGCCGATCGGCTGGCGTGACACCGGCGGGGTGTGCGATGGCAATAATATCGCGGCCTGCGGAGTCCCGGTGGTCGACACGATGGGCGCGCGGGGCGGAAACATCCACAGCGGTGAAGAATTTTTGCTGACACAGAGCCTGCCGGAACGGGCCGCCCTGTCGGCATTATCGCTGATGCGGATCGCGCAGGGTCGGTTTGACCAACAGCGCTTTAGAGAGGGGACCAGCCTTTGAGCTTTTTCATGCGTAACGCGCGGCCGGACGACCTTCAGACGCTGTATGAAATGGCGAAGCTGACCGGGGGCGGCTTTACCAACCTGCCGCCCGACCG encodes:
- a CDS encoding hydrolase, with translation MSKLQHSEQTVVDHASDAPMLDAVLRWSAVNSGSRNLDGLRTMATLLADAFSVLPGAITLVDPVPVETVDADGRLHPLLHGQHLRLSVRPEAPRRILLTGHMDTVFAADHPFQTTRWLEDRVLNGPGVADMKGGIALMLAALTAFERASEATALGYDVILNSDEEVGSPSSAALIANMAQGKLAALTYEPALPDGTLAGARAGSGNFSIIVTGRSAHAGRNPQDGRNAIVAAADIALRLKAASGDGFSCNPARIDGGGPNNVVPDHAVLRINFRPRTSADEQVASALIDRVMAEVAQDHDVMVRRHGGFGRPPKPMDAKALALFDLVQQCGADLGLPIGWRDTGGVCDGNNIAACGVPVVDTMGARGGNIHSGEEFLLTQSLPERAALSALSLMRIAQGRFDQQRFREGTSL